Genomic window (Streptomyces cadmiisoli):
CCCGCACCGAGCTGCTGAAGATGAAGGACGACGGCGAGGCCGTCCTGACCAAGCTCGCCGCGGTGCTGCGGATGGAGCCCGAGGAGGTCAGGGCGAAGGTACGGCTGTGCGACGCCGAGACGCCGCAGCCCTGCTGGAACGGCTCGCCCTACCAGCCGATCCCCATCACCGACGAGGCCACCGCGCGGCAGGCCCTGCAGATCCGCGAGCGCGCCGAGGACTTCCCCGGCATCACCGCCGAGCCGCAGGCCGTCCGCCGCTATCCGGGTCCGGGCGTGGCCAACACCGCGCAGGTGCTCGGCTATCTCTCCCCGGTCACCGACGTCGAGATCCAGAAGGCCCAGAACAGCGAGTCGCCCTACCTGCGCTCCGACCAGGTCGGCCGCAGCGGACTGGAGCGGCAGTACGACCAGGAACTGCGCGGCAAGGCCGGTGTCACCCGCTACGAGGTCGACAACCTCGGCCGGGTCATCGGACAGGCCGAGTCCGACGCGGCCCAGCCCGGATCCAACCTGGTCACCAGCATCGACGCCCGGGTGCAGCGGGTCGCCGAGTTCGAGCTGAACGAGGCGATGAAGGCCGCCCGCAAGGAGTGGGACCGCAACACGAACGAGCGCTACAAGGCCGACGCGGGCGCGGTCGTGGTGATGGAGGCCAGGACCGGCCGGGTGGTCGCCATGGCGTCCAACCCGACGTACGACCCGAACGCCTGGGTCGGCGGCATCTCCGCCAAGGACTACCAGCGGCTCACCGGCAAGTCCTCCAACTATCCGCTGCTCAACCGGGCCATACAGGGTCAGGCCGCACCCGGCTCGATCTTCAAGGTGGTCTCCACGGCCGCCGCGGTCCAGGCGGGTTACGACTTCAACGGCGGCTACGAGTGCTCCAGCTCGTACTCCGTCGGCGGTCAGGTCTTCAAGAACTTCGAGTCCCAGAACCACGGCGCGATCGACCTCGGCCGCGCCCTGGAGGTCTCCTGCGACACCGTCTACTACCGGCTCGCGCACAGCGAATGGCAGCGGGACGGCGGCATCAACCCCAAGGGCAAGCCGAAGGACCACTTCTTCAAGGCCGCCCACCAGTTCGGCCTCGGCAAGGAGACCGGCATCGACCTGCCCAACGAGGTCACCGGCCGGGTCCCCGACCGCGAGTGGAAGCAGCGGTACTGGAAGGCCAACAAGGACGCCTGGTGCAAGACCGGCAAGAAGAACGGCGACTACGTCGAGCGGATCGCGTACGAGAACTGCCTCGAAGGCAACAAGATGCGCGCCGGTGACGAGATCAACTACTCCATCGGCCAGGGCGACACCCTGGTGACCCCGATCCAGATGGCGACGATCTACGCGGCCATCGCCAACGGCGGCACCCTGTACGCCCCGACCGTCGGCAAGGCGATCGTCAGCGCCGACGGCCGGCAGGTCTCGGAGATCAAGCCCGAGTCGCACGGCAAGCTGCCGGTCAACCGGCAGACGCTGTCGCAGATGGACAAGGCGCTGGAGGGCGTCGCCACCCGCGGTACGGCCGCGTGGCGGTTCGGCGGCTGGCCGCAGGACAAGATCCCGATGCACGCCAAGACCGGTACCGCCGAGGTCTACGGCAAGCAGACCACCTCGTGGTTCGCCACCTACACCGACGACTACGCGATCGTCATGACGATCTCCCAGGGCGGTACCGGCTCCGGCGCCTCGGGCCCGGCCGTGCGCAACCTCTACGACGCCCTGTACGGCATCTCCGACGACGGCACGATCACCAAGAAGAACGCCCTGCTGCCCACCCCGCAGAAGGCCCTGCCGAAGATCCGCCCCGACGGTTCGATCGTCGCGCCGAAGATCTCCAAGGATCCGGCGAAGGAGCAGCAGGCCAGCCAGAAGGCACCGCAGGAGTCCCAGGGTCCGGTGGACCCGGCGGCGACCGCCTCGACGCCGACCACGGGCAATCGGAACACGCGCAGGCGGCAGCGCCGCGGGGGACGCCGGAGGATGCACACATGACGGGCGCGAACAGCTTCCAGGTCTCCGGGTACGGGCCCGAGCGCGCCGGCTGGACGCGGCTGTTCGCCCGTGACGCGCTGTCCAGGCGGCTCGACTGGCCGATACTGCTGGCCGCCCTGGCACTGTCGCTGATGGGCGCGATCCTGGTGTTCTCCGCGACCCGCAACCGCACCGAGATCAACCAGGGCGACCCGTACTTCTTCCTGGTCCGGCACCTGCTGAACACCGGCATCGGCTTCGCGCTGATGATCGGCACGGTCTGGCTCGGCCACCGGACCCTGCGCACCGCGGTGCCGCTGCTGTACGGCGCCTCGGTCTTCCTGGTGCTGATGGTGCTCACCCCGCTGGGGACCACGGTCAACGGAGCCCACTCGTGGATCGTGCTGGGCGCCGGCTTCTCCTTGCAGCCGTCGGAGTTCGTGAAGGTCACGATCATCCTCGGCATGGCGATGCTGCTGGCCGCTCGGGTGGACGCGGGCGACAAGCCGTACCCGGACCACCGCACGGTCCTCCAGGCGCTGGGCCTGGCCGTCGTACCGATGCTGATCGTGATGCTGATGCCGGACCTCGGTTCGGTCATGGTCATGGCGGTGATCGTGCTGGGCGTGCTGCTCGCGTCCGGCGCCTCGAACCGGTGGGTCTTCGGACTGCTGGGCGCCGGCACCCTCGGCGCGATCGCCGTCTGGCAGCTGCACATCCTGGACGACTACCAGATCAACCGCTTCGCGGCCTTCGCCAACCCCGAACTCGACCCCGCGGGCGTCGGCTACAACACCAACCAGGCGCGCATCGCCATCGGCTCGGGCGGACTGACCGGGTCGGGCCTCTTCCAGGGCTCCCAGACCACCGGGCAGTTCGTGCCGGAGCAGCAGACCGACTTCGTCTTCACGGTGGCCGGCGAGGAGCTCGGCTTCCTCGGCGGCGGGCTGATCATCCTGCTGACCGGCGTGGTGCTGTGGCGGGCCTGCCGGATCGCGCTCGACTCCACCGAGCTGTACGGCACCGTCGTCGCGGCCGGGATCGTGGCCTGGTTCGCCTTCCAGGCTTTCGAGAACATCGGTATGACGCTCGGCATCATGCCGGTCACCGGACTGCCGCTGCCGTTCGTCTCCTACGGCGGCTCATCGATGTTCGCGGTATGGGTCGCGGTCGGCCTGTTGCAGTCCATCCGGGTGCAGCGCCCCTTGTCCGCGTGAGGTTTCTGCCGAATCAACCCGAGATTCACCCTGCCGTCGTGCCCAGGTCGCCAGTAGATTCAGTTCATGGCGGATACGAAGCGTGAGATCGAGCGCAAGTACGAGTCGGACGACGGCGGGCTGCCCGACCTGACCGGCGTCGCCGGGGTGGCGTCGGTCGTCGACAAGGGCGTCGTCGAACTGGACGCCACCTACTACGACACCCCCGACGAACGCCTGACCGCGGCCTCGATCACCCTGCGCCGCCGCACCGGCGGCGCCGACGCCGGCTGGCATCTGAAGTTCCCGGTCGCCACCGGGGTGCGCGACGAGATCCAGGTGCCGCTGTCCGACAAGGTGCCCGGCGCCCTGGCCGCGCTCGTCCGCTCCCGGATCCGCGAGGTCGCACTGCAGCCCGTGGTGCGCCTGCGCACCAACCGGAGCGTGCACGACCTCCTCGACGCCGAGGGGCTGCCGCTCGCCGAGGTCGCCGTCGACGCCGTACGGGCCGAGCGGCTGACCGCGGGCGACGGCAAGGCGGAGTGGACCGAGATCGAGGTGGAGCTCGCCGACGGCCGCGAACCCGCGCTCCTCGACAAGATCGACAAGCGGCTCCGCAAGGCCGGCGTGCGGGCCTCCGCCTCGCCGTCCAAGCTGGCCCGTGCCCTGGAGGAGACGGGCGGCGGGAAGCGGCGCCGCACGAAGGACCGGGCCGCGCCCGTCACCGCCGGTGATCATGTGCTGGCCTATGTGCGCGCCCAGCGGGACACGATCGTCGAGCTCGACCCGGCCGTGCGCCGGGACGTGGAGGACTCCGTGCACCGCATGCGGGTCGCCACCCGGCGGATGCGCAGCACCTTCAAGTCGTACCGCCAGGTCCTCGACCGGTCCGTCACCGACCCGATCGGCGAGGAACTGAAGTGGCTGGCCGGGGAGCTGGGCGTCGGCCGGGACCAGGAGGTGCTCGCCGAGCGGATCACCGGCATCGTCGGGGAACTGCCGCGCGACCTGGTCGTCGGACCCGTCCGGGGCAGGCTGCGCAACTGGTCGCAGTCCCGGCACGGCGACTCCCGGCGCCGGATCATCGAGGTCCTGGACGGCCCGCGCCACCTGGCCCTGCTCGCCTCGCTGGACGCCCTGCTCGCCGACCCGCCGCTGCGCGCGGCCGCCGCCGGGAAGCCCGAGAAGGTGCTCGCCAAGGCCGTGACCAAGAGCTTCGACGTGGTCTCCGGCCTGGTCGAGGAGGGACTGCGCGCGGCACCGGGGCACGAGCGCGACGTGGCGCTGCACGAGGCCCGCAAGAAGACCAAGCGGGCCCGCTACGCGGCCGAGGCGGCCACTCCCGCCCTCGGCGGGCCGGCGTCCGCCATGGTCGGCTCGATGAAGCAGCTCCAGAATCTGCTGGGCGAGCACCAGGACAGTGTGATGAGCCGACAGGCCCTCAAGGAGCTGGCCGAGCAGGCGCACGCGGCCGGGGAGAGCTCGTTCACCTACGGCGTGCTGCACGGCCGCGAGGAGCGGCGGGCCGCCACGGCCGAGGAGGAACTGCCGGGTGCGTGGAACGGGATGAAGGGCGGTACGGGGATCTGAGCGTACGAAGGGGCTCCCGGACCGCGTTAGGCTTGATGGTCACCCCTGTCGGCACACGCGAAAGTCCCAGAATGTCTGTCGAGTCAGCTGAGTCGGTGTTTCCGCAGCTCGAAGCCCTGCTCCCGCATGTGCAGAAGCCGATCCAGTACGTCGGTGGAGAGCTCAATTCCACCGTCAAGGACTGGGACGCCAGCGATGTCCGCTGGGCGCTCATGTACCCCGACGCCTACGAGGTGGGCCTGCCCAACCAGGGCGTCATGATCCTCTACGAGGTGCTCAACGAGCGTGAGGGAGTCCTGGCCGAGCGGACCTACAGCGTGTGGCCGGACCTGGAGGCGCTGATGCGGGAGCACGGCGTCCCGCAGTTCACCGTGGACAGCCACCGCCCGGTGAAGGCCTTCGACGTGTTCGGCCTCAGCTTCTCCACGGAGCTGGGCTACACCAACATGCTGACGGCGCTGGACCTCGCCGGCATTCCGCTGCGGGCCGCGGACCGGACCGTCGACGACCCGATCGTCATGGCCGGCGGCCACGCGGCCTTCAACCCCGAGCCGATCGCCGACTTCATCGACTGCGCGGTGATCGGCGACGGCGAGCAGGCCGTGCTGGAGGTCACCGACATCGTCCGCGCCTGGAAGGCCGAGGGCCGGCCGGGCGGCCGCGAGGAACTGCTGTTCCGGCTGGCGCGGACCGGCGGGGTGTACGTGCCGGGCTTCTACGACGTCGAGTACCTCCCCGACGGCCGGATCGGCCGGGTCGTACCCAACCGGTCGGGCGTGCCGTGGCGGGTGTCCAAGCACACCGTGATGGACCTCGACGAGTGGCCGTACCCCAAGCAGCCCCTGGTGCCGCTGGCCGAGACCGTCCACGAGCGCATGTCGGTGGAGATCTTCCGCGGCTGCACCCGCGGCTGCCGCTTCTGCCAGGCCGGCATGATCACCCGCCCGGTGCGTGAGCGTTCCATCACCGGCATCGGCGAGATGGTCGACAAGGGGCTGAAGGCGACCGGCTTCGAGGAGGTCGGCCTGCTGTCGCTGTCCTCGGCGGACCACAGCGAGATCGGCGACGTCGCCAAGGGCCTCGCGGACCGCTACACGGAGGACAAGATCGGTCTGTCCCTCCCGTCGACCCGTGTGGACGCCTTCAACATCGACCTCGCCAACGAGCTGACCCGCAACGGCCGCCGCTCCGGTCTGACCTTCGCCCCCGAGGGCGGCAGCGAGCGCATCCGCAAGGTCATCAACAAGATGGTCTCGGAGGACGACCTGATCCGGACCGTCGCCACGGCGTACGGCAACGGCTGGCGGCAGGTGAAGCTGTACTTCATGTGCGGTCTGCCGACGGAGACCGACGACGACGTCCTCCAGATCGCCGACATGGCGACCCGCGTCATCCAGAAGGGCCGGGAGGTCTCCGGCGCCAACGACATCCGGTGCACGGTGTCGATCGGCGGCTTCGTGCCCAAGCCCCACACCCCGTTCCAGTGGGCCCCGCAGCTGTCCGCGCAGGAGACCGACGCCCGGCTGGAGAAGCTCCGCGACAAGATCCGCGGCGACAAGAAGTACGGCCGCTCCATCGGCTTCCGCTACCACGACGGCAAGCCGGGCATCGTCGAGGGCCTGCTCTCCCGCGGCGACCGCAGGATCGGCGCGGTCATCCGCGCGGTCTACGAGGACGGCGGCCGTTTCGACGGCTGGCGCGAGCACTTCTCCTACGACCGCTGGATGAACTGCGCGGAGAAGGCGCTGGCCCCCTTCGGCGTCGACGTCGACTGGTACACGACGCGCGAGCGGACGTACGAGGAGGTCCTGCCCTGGGACCACCTGGAC
Coding sequences:
- the mrdA gene encoding penicillin-binding protein 2; the encoded protein is MTNIPETGRTPRVQTRLVIIQVLVLSLLATLGGRLWYLQIREGEAYAKEASGNHVQQVVQPAVRGSILDARGVPLADNETRLVVSASRTELLKMKDDGEAVLTKLAAVLRMEPEEVRAKVRLCDAETPQPCWNGSPYQPIPITDEATARQALQIRERAEDFPGITAEPQAVRRYPGPGVANTAQVLGYLSPVTDVEIQKAQNSESPYLRSDQVGRSGLERQYDQELRGKAGVTRYEVDNLGRVIGQAESDAAQPGSNLVTSIDARVQRVAEFELNEAMKAARKEWDRNTNERYKADAGAVVVMEARTGRVVAMASNPTYDPNAWVGGISAKDYQRLTGKSSNYPLLNRAIQGQAAPGSIFKVVSTAAAVQAGYDFNGGYECSSSYSVGGQVFKNFESQNHGAIDLGRALEVSCDTVYYRLAHSEWQRDGGINPKGKPKDHFFKAAHQFGLGKETGIDLPNEVTGRVPDREWKQRYWKANKDAWCKTGKKNGDYVERIAYENCLEGNKMRAGDEINYSIGQGDTLVTPIQMATIYAAIANGGTLYAPTVGKAIVSADGRQVSEIKPESHGKLPVNRQTLSQMDKALEGVATRGTAAWRFGGWPQDKIPMHAKTGTAEVYGKQTTSWFATYTDDYAIVMTISQGGTGSGASGPAVRNLYDALYGISDDGTITKKNALLPTPQKALPKIRPDGSIVAPKISKDPAKEQQASQKAPQESQGPVDPAATASTPTTGNRNTRRRQRRGGRRRMHT
- the rodA gene encoding rod shape-determining protein RodA: MTGANSFQVSGYGPERAGWTRLFARDALSRRLDWPILLAALALSLMGAILVFSATRNRTEINQGDPYFFLVRHLLNTGIGFALMIGTVWLGHRTLRTAVPLLYGASVFLVLMVLTPLGTTVNGAHSWIVLGAGFSLQPSEFVKVTIILGMAMLLAARVDAGDKPYPDHRTVLQALGLAVVPMLIVMLMPDLGSVMVMAVIVLGVLLASGASNRWVFGLLGAGTLGAIAVWQLHILDDYQINRFAAFANPELDPAGVGYNTNQARIAIGSGGLTGSGLFQGSQTTGQFVPEQQTDFVFTVAGEELGFLGGGLIILLTGVVLWRACRIALDSTELYGTVVAAGIVAWFAFQAFENIGMTLGIMPVTGLPLPFVSYGGSSMFAVWVAVGLLQSIRVQRPLSA
- a CDS encoding CYTH and CHAD domain-containing protein, with protein sequence MADTKREIERKYESDDGGLPDLTGVAGVASVVDKGVVELDATYYDTPDERLTAASITLRRRTGGADAGWHLKFPVATGVRDEIQVPLSDKVPGALAALVRSRIREVALQPVVRLRTNRSVHDLLDAEGLPLAEVAVDAVRAERLTAGDGKAEWTEIEVELADGREPALLDKIDKRLRKAGVRASASPSKLARALEETGGGKRRRTKDRAAPVTAGDHVLAYVRAQRDTIVELDPAVRRDVEDSVHRMRVATRRMRSTFKSYRQVLDRSVTDPIGEELKWLAGELGVGRDQEVLAERITGIVGELPRDLVVGPVRGRLRNWSQSRHGDSRRRIIEVLDGPRHLALLASLDALLADPPLRAAAAGKPEKVLAKAVTKSFDVVSGLVEEGLRAAPGHERDVALHEARKKTKRARYAAEAATPALGGPASAMVGSMKQLQNLLGEHQDSVMSRQALKELAEQAHAAGESSFTYGVLHGREERRAATAEEELPGAWNGMKGGTGI
- a CDS encoding TIGR03960 family B12-binding radical SAM protein, translating into MSVESAESVFPQLEALLPHVQKPIQYVGGELNSTVKDWDASDVRWALMYPDAYEVGLPNQGVMILYEVLNEREGVLAERTYSVWPDLEALMREHGVPQFTVDSHRPVKAFDVFGLSFSTELGYTNMLTALDLAGIPLRAADRTVDDPIVMAGGHAAFNPEPIADFIDCAVIGDGEQAVLEVTDIVRAWKAEGRPGGREELLFRLARTGGVYVPGFYDVEYLPDGRIGRVVPNRSGVPWRVSKHTVMDLDEWPYPKQPLVPLAETVHERMSVEIFRGCTRGCRFCQAGMITRPVRERSITGIGEMVDKGLKATGFEEVGLLSLSSADHSEIGDVAKGLADRYTEDKIGLSLPSTRVDAFNIDLANELTRNGRRSGLTFAPEGGSERIRKVINKMVSEDDLIRTVATAYGNGWRQVKLYFMCGLPTETDDDVLQIADMATRVIQKGREVSGANDIRCTVSIGGFVPKPHTPFQWAPQLSAQETDARLEKLRDKIRGDKKYGRSIGFRYHDGKPGIVEGLLSRGDRRIGAVIRAVYEDGGRFDGWREHFSYDRWMNCAEKALAPFGVDVDWYTTRERTYEEVLPWDHLDSGLDKDWLWEDWQDALDETEVEDCRWTPCFDCGVCPAMDTQIQVGPTGKKLLPLTVKKPAPTG